From Aquipuribacter hungaricus:
CGCGCGGCGGCAGGCCTCGAGGGCGTCGGCGGCGTCGGCGTGGCTGGCCCCGCGGCCGCGGCCGAGGACGTGGGCGTGGGCGTCGGGCCGGACGACCTGGAACTCCTCGCCGCCGCCCTGCCTGCGGACGCCGCCGATCGTCATGGGCAGGTCGGCGACCTCGCCGAGGGTGGTCTCCAGCGCCGCCACCAGGCCGGCGCGCTCGGGCGAGCCGGGGGCGTAGCCGAGGACGGGCTCGTTGACCGGCGGGGGCGGGGAGGTGGTGGCGTCGAAGCCCCCTCCGGGTGCTGCTGGCGGCGGGGGGACGGCGGCTCCTGTCATGGCAGGACGGTACGCGCCCGACCGGGTGGACCCGCCTCCCCGCCGGGACCGGTCCGGGTGCGGTGCGGCGTGGTCGGAGGGCGGTGCGGCGGCGGGCTGGGCATACTCGCGCGGGACGACCCCACCGACCGGAGGTGACCCCCGTGCCGAGCGTGCCCGGGACCGCCCCCTCCCGCGAGCCCTCCCCCGGCGACCCTGCGCCCGAGCCCGACCCCGACCGCGACGCCGCTGTCGGCGCCGCGCCGGACCGGCCGGACCTGGCGGAGCTCGCCGCGCTCGTCGACCACGACCCGGCGCTGGCCGAGGAACGGCTCGGCGAGGCCCTGGCACCCCTGCTGCCGGACGGCTCGGCCGACGCGACGCTCGACGCGACCTCGGCGCGCCTCGACGCCGGGTCCCGCACGGTCGCGGCCCACCTGCTCGTCCTGCGGGCGCGCGCCCGGCACTTCCGCCGGGACCTCGCCGCCCACGACGACACCCGGGCGGCGCTGCGGCTGCTCGACGCCGAGCACGAGCCGCTGCTGGCCGCGCAGGCGCTCAACATGCACGCCATCTCCTCCGGCTACCTGGGCGACCTCCACGCCCAGCTGCGCTGCCTGGACCGGGGCCTGGAGGCGCTGCTGCGCGCCGAGGGCGCCGAGGCCCTGCGGCTGCGCTCGATCATGCGCCACAACCTCGCCGTGGCCCTGTACGACCTCGGTGACGCCCGCGGCGCCCTCGGCCTGCTCGCCGACGCCCGCCGGGAGTCCGAGGTGACCGGCCACCCGCGCCAGCGCGAGTGGATCCTCATGACCTCGGTCGCGGCGGCGTCGTTCCTGCTGCGCGGGTACGAGGGGCAGGCGCCCGTCGAGGGCGACGAGCGCGAGGAGCTGCTCGCCGAGGTCCACGCCTGGACCGCCGAGGCGGTCGAGGCCGCCGAGCAGGCGGTGGTCGTCGGCGAGGGGATGGCCAACCGGCGCGGCGCCTCGTGGTGCCTGGCGCGCGACGCGCAGCTGCGCGGCGAGCTCGACGAGGCGCTGCGGCACGCCCGCGCGGCGGTGGTGCTCGTGAGCAGCATCGGCGAGATCGACGTCCTGGCCCGGGCGCGCGCGCTGCTGGCGGAGATCCTCATGGACCTCGACCGGCTCGACGAGGCCGAGGACATCCTCGTCGAGGCGACCGGCGCGACGGACCGGCTGGGCTCGGTCACCAGCGTCATGGTCTGGCACATGCTCGCCGCCTGCCGGGAGCGCCGCGGCGACCTGGTGGGCGCGCTGGCGGCGATGCGCCGCTACGTCACCGCGGTGACGGCCAGCCGGGACCTGCAGGTGCACTCCACGGCCGCGGTCAACGCCGCCCGGCTGCGCCGCGAGGAGGTCGAGCGCGAGCGGGACTCGTGGCGGCGCACGTCGGAGGAGGAGCGGCGGGCCGCCCGGGTCGACGCGCTCACCGGCATCGAGAACCGGCGCGCGTTCACCGACGCCATGACCGGCCACGCGGAGCGGGGTGCGCGGCTCGCGCTCGCCATCGTCGACCTCGACCACTTCAAGGACGTCAACGACCGGTTCGGCCACGTCGTCGGCGACGAGGTCCTGGTCCGGGTGGCCCGCGCCATGACGGCCGCCGCGGACGGGACCGGGGCGGGGCTGTACCGGGTGGG
This genomic window contains:
- a CDS encoding diguanylate cyclase, translating into MPSVPGTAPSREPSPGDPAPEPDPDRDAAVGAAPDRPDLAELAALVDHDPALAEERLGEALAPLLPDGSADATLDATSARLDAGSRTVAAHLLVLRARARHFRRDLAAHDDTRAALRLLDAEHEPLLAAQALNMHAISSGYLGDLHAQLRCLDRGLEALLRAEGAEALRLRSIMRHNLAVALYDLGDARGALGLLADARRESEVTGHPRQREWILMTSVAAASFLLRGYEGQAPVEGDEREELLAEVHAWTAEAVEAAEQAVVVGEGMANRRGASWCLARDAQLRGELDEALRHARAAVVLVSSIGEIDVLARARALLAEILMDLDRLDEAEDILVEATGATDRLGSVTSVMVWHMLAACRERRGDLVGALAAMRRYVTAVTASRDLQVHSTAAVNAARLRREEVERERDSWRRTSEEERRAARVDALTGIENRRAFTDAMTGHAERGARLALAIVDLDHFKDVNDRFGHVVGDEVLVRVARAMTAAADGTGAGLYRVGGEEFVLAVPVDGLDDDAVVGLVERVRTAVAAVDMSDVSLPLRDEVPVTLRVTASAGLVVGEPVQAASPAGDLLRAADRRLYQAKEAGRDRLVGP